In Schlegelella aquatica, one DNA window encodes the following:
- a CDS encoding ribonuclease P protein component, giving the protein MQRLQHRADFERVLGAGAAAVVARSAHFVVHHLPPAAAGCAPSAGSSSQEKAELSTAPATSTAPVVDRGRTSPRGEAPGLGPARVGVVLPKRWARRSVTRSLLKRQVFAAFDRLPSPVPAGDWVVRLRASFDTRQFPSAASDALKRAVRGELDALLAQALARLARSGPGRPPVR; this is encoded by the coding sequence GTGCAGCGGCTCCAGCACAGGGCCGACTTCGAACGGGTGCTCGGCGCAGGGGCCGCGGCCGTCGTGGCCCGCAGCGCCCACTTCGTCGTGCACCATCTGCCGCCCGCTGCGGCGGGTTGCGCGCCTTCGGCGGGTTCGTCAAGTCAGGAAAAGGCCGAGTTGTCAACAGCCCCAGCCACGTCCACGGCCCCAGTTGTGGATCGCGGTCGTACCTCGCCGCGCGGTGAAGCGCCGGGCCTCGGGCCGGCCCGCGTGGGTGTGGTCCTGCCCAAGCGCTGGGCGCGTCGCTCGGTGACCCGGTCCTTGCTCAAGCGTCAGGTGTTCGCCGCCTTCGACCGACTGCCTTCCCCGGTGCCCGCGGGCGACTGGGTGGTGCGGCTGCGCGCGTCGTTCGACACACGGCAGTTTCCGAGCGCCGCCTCCGACGCGCTCAAGCGCGCCGTGCGCGGCGAGCTCGACGCGCTGCTCGCGCAAGCCT